A region from the Planctomycetota bacterium genome encodes:
- the rplW gene encoding 50S ribosomal protein L23, which yields MDATQVIRRPIVTEKTTWAAGRHNAYTFEVYPDANKAQVRDAIEELYKVSVADVRTIVRKGKSRRTRYGIAKKSDKKRAIVVLAGDDRIELF from the coding sequence ATGGACGCCACGCAAGTCATTCGCCGGCCAATCGTCACCGAGAAGACGACCTGGGCTGCCGGCCGGCACAACGCCTACACGTTCGAGGTCTACCCCGACGCGAACAAGGCCCAGGTCCGCGACGCCATCGAGGAGCTCTACAAGGTCTCCGTCGCCGACGTCCGCACCATCGTCCGCAAGGGCAAGAGCCGTCGTACCCGCTACGGCATCGCCAAGAAGTCGGATAAGAAGCGGGCCATCGTCGTCCTCGCCGGCGACGATCGCATCGAGCTCTTCTAG
- the rplB gene encoding 50S ribosomal protein L2, producing MPIKVYNPTSPGRRNGSVIDYKATLTATKPEKSLCERLTKTGGRNHHGVITAKHRGGGNKRLYRKIDFKRNKKDGIPAVVKTIEYDPNRTCFIALLEYEDGDKAYILAPVGLEVGRKVMNGEGASPEPGNCMPMSMIPTGLTIHNIEMNPGQGGKLVRSAGNAARLAAKEGQYVVIILPSGEQRRLRSDCRATIGQVGNTDHQNVKIGKAGRSRHMGIRPHTRAKAMNPIDHPLGGGEGRSNGGRHPVSRTGVPAKGGVTRDRKKASEKFILRRRKMGKQQPRKVTVNA from the coding sequence ATGCCCATCAAGGTCTACAACCCGACGAGCCCAGGCCGGCGTAACGGCAGCGTCATCGACTACAAGGCGACGCTCACCGCCACCAAGCCGGAGAAGTCGCTCTGCGAACGCCTCACCAAGACCGGCGGCCGCAACCACCACGGCGTCATCACCGCCAAACATCGCGGCGGCGGCAACAAGCGCCTCTACCGCAAGATCGACTTCAAGCGGAACAAGAAGGACGGCATCCCCGCCGTTGTCAAGACGATCGAGTACGACCCCAACCGCACCTGCTTCATCGCACTCTTGGAGTACGAAGACGGTGACAAGGCCTATATCCTCGCCCCCGTCGGGCTCGAGGTCGGCCGAAAGGTCATGAACGGCGAAGGGGCGTCGCCGGAGCCGGGCAACTGCATGCCGATGAGCATGATCCCGACGGGTCTGACGATCCACAACATCGAGATGAACCCCGGCCAGGGCGGCAAGCTCGTCCGCTCTGCCGGCAACGCGGCCCGCCTCGCCGCCAAGGAAGGGCAGTACGTCGTCATCATCCTGCCGTCTGGCGAGCAGCGTCGCCTCCGCAGCGACTGCCGGGCGACGATCGGCCAGGTCGGCAACACCGACCACCAGAACGTCAAGATTGGCAAGGCCGGTCGCAGCCGGCACATGGGCATCCGCCCGCACACGCGCGCTAAGGCGATGAACCCGATCGACCACCCGCTGGGCGGTGGTGAGGGTCGCAGCAACGGCGGCCGGCACCCCGTCAGCCGCACCGGCGTCCCGGCCAAGGGTGGCGTCACTCGCGATCGCAAGAAGGCCAGCGAAAAGTTCATCCTGCGTCGTCGCAAGATGGGCAAGCAGCAGCCCCGCAAGGTCACCGTCAACGCTTAA